Proteins encoded together in one Micromonospora kangleipakensis window:
- a CDS encoding aldo/keto reductase has translation MRYRTIGTDPATRREVSVLSLGAMLFGTATDEATSYAILDRYVEAGGTFIDTSDNYAFWMNGGQGGESEELLGRWRRSRGVGDEIVIATKLGARPLAPGTSYVDNPEGLSAKVIRESSERSRERLGVAKIDLLYAHIEDRTVPAEETVTAFAELVAEGTVGLLGASNHRAWRVERARALAAAAGLPGYEVLQYHHTYLQRRFDVPSELDPDGDVGAVGPDLASYLRAEPELALVAYSPLIRGGYTRADRLGPAYDLPSTPGRLAALREVAAQTGATVNQVVLAWLMGGDVPAIPLVGASSVAQLDESLAAVDLALTAEQRARLDAAR, from the coding sequence ATGAGATACCGCACGATCGGCACCGACCCGGCCACCCGCCGCGAGGTCAGCGTGCTCAGCCTCGGCGCGATGCTCTTCGGCACCGCCACCGACGAGGCCACCTCGTACGCCATCCTCGACCGGTACGTCGAGGCCGGCGGCACCTTCATCGACACCTCCGACAACTACGCGTTCTGGATGAACGGCGGCCAGGGCGGGGAGAGCGAGGAGTTGCTCGGCCGGTGGCGGCGCAGCCGGGGCGTCGGCGACGAGATCGTCATCGCCACCAAGCTCGGCGCGCGTCCCCTGGCACCCGGCACCAGCTACGTCGACAACCCGGAGGGGCTGTCGGCGAAGGTGATCCGGGAGTCGTCCGAGCGGAGCCGGGAACGGCTCGGCGTGGCGAAAATCGACCTGCTCTACGCGCACATCGAGGACCGGACCGTGCCGGCGGAGGAGACCGTCACGGCCTTCGCCGAGCTGGTCGCCGAGGGCACGGTGGGCCTGCTGGGGGCGAGCAACCACCGGGCCTGGCGGGTGGAGCGGGCCCGCGCGCTCGCCGCCGCGGCCGGCCTGCCCGGGTACGAGGTGCTCCAGTACCACCACACCTACCTGCAGCGGCGGTTCGACGTGCCCAGCGAGCTGGACCCGGACGGCGACGTCGGCGCGGTCGGCCCGGACCTGGCCAGCTACCTGCGGGCCGAGCCGGAGCTGGCGCTGGTGGCGTACTCGCCGCTGATCCGGGGCGGCTACACCCGGGCCGACCGGCTCGGTCCCGCGTACGACCTGCCGAGCACGCCGGGCCGGCTGGCCGCGCTGCGGGAGGTGGCGGCGCAGACCGGGGCGACGGTGAACCAGGTGGTGCTGGCCTGGCTGATGGGCGGCGACGTGCCGGCGATCCCCCTGGTGGGGGCGTCGTCGGTGGCGCAGCTCGACGAGAGCCTGGCCGCGGTGGACCTGGCGCTGACCGCGGAGCAGCGGGCCCGGCTGGACGCGGCCCGCTGA
- a CDS encoding SDR family oxidoreductase: MTTSTIALITGANKGIGLATARQLGARGWTVLVGARDAARGREAERALRDGGADARFVPLDVTDGESIAAAAKLVEQEYGHLDVLVNNAGIVRADGSALPSETTLATLREVYETNVFGVVAVTNALLPLLRRAPAARIVNVSSEVGSIAVMTDPQGALFELTSVPYPSSKAALNMVTAMYAKELRDTPIKVNAANPGYCATDLNGNSGFRTPEQGAEVSVHLATLPADGPSGLLWGFQMDAGGGYGVLPW; the protein is encoded by the coding sequence ATGACGACATCGACGATCGCCCTGATCACCGGGGCCAACAAGGGAATCGGCCTGGCCACCGCCCGGCAGCTCGGCGCGCGCGGGTGGACCGTGCTGGTCGGCGCGCGGGACGCGGCGCGCGGCCGGGAGGCGGAGCGGGCGCTGCGCGACGGCGGCGCGGACGCCCGGTTCGTGCCACTCGACGTCACCGACGGGGAGTCGATCGCCGCCGCGGCCAAGCTGGTCGAGCAGGAGTACGGCCACCTGGACGTGCTGGTCAACAACGCCGGCATCGTCCGGGCCGACGGTTCGGCGCTGCCCAGCGAGACCACCCTCGCCACGCTGCGCGAGGTGTACGAGACGAACGTGTTCGGGGTGGTGGCGGTGACGAACGCGCTGCTGCCGCTGCTGCGCCGGGCCCCGGCCGCCCGGATCGTGAACGTCTCCAGCGAGGTCGGCTCGATCGCGGTGATGACCGACCCGCAGGGCGCCCTGTTCGAGCTCACCTCGGTGCCGTACCCGTCGTCGAAGGCGGCGCTGAACATGGTCACCGCGATGTACGCCAAGGAGCTGCGGGACACCCCGATCAAGGTGAACGCCGCGAACCCCGGCTACTGCGCCACCGACCTCAACGGCAACTCCGGTTTCCGTACGCCGGAGCAGGGCGCCGAGGTCAGCGTGCACCTGGCGACGCTGCCGGCGGACGGGCCGAGCGGCCTGCTGTGGGGGTTCCAGATGGACGCCGGCGGCGGCTACGGGGTGCTGCCCTGGTGA
- a CDS encoding helix-turn-helix transcriptional regulator, whose translation MTTLRRDELAAFLRSRRARLRPAEVGLPDGVRRRTPGLRRQEVAQLAGMSIDYYIRLEQGRGPHPSRQVLAALARALLLTRDERAYLFRVAGESAPESAGPSRVVSDGLRHLIDSMTGTPAYLVDASYEVLAWNRLATWFVGELSAVPAEERNMIRWMFSRVLPGSYWDDPEVLRFARTSVADLRAAYGRYPSDPAIAALVTELLGVSPRFAALWAEHEVGERRPTVKRIDHPVLGPLEFECRVLHVPETDQRLIVYVPGPGSATQAAFHRIAERVGS comes from the coding sequence ATGACCACCCTGCGCCGTGACGAGCTGGCCGCCTTCCTGCGCAGCCGCCGCGCCCGGCTGCGCCCCGCCGAGGTCGGCCTCCCCGACGGGGTACGCCGCCGCACGCCGGGCCTGCGCCGCCAGGAGGTCGCTCAGCTCGCCGGCATGTCGATCGACTACTACATCCGCCTCGAACAGGGGCGCGGGCCGCACCCGTCCCGGCAGGTGCTCGCCGCGCTGGCCCGGGCGCTGCTGCTCACCCGCGACGAGCGGGCGTACCTGTTCCGGGTCGCGGGGGAGAGCGCCCCGGAGTCCGCGGGGCCCAGCCGGGTGGTCTCCGACGGGCTGCGGCACCTGATCGACTCGATGACCGGGACCCCGGCGTACCTGGTCGACGCGAGCTACGAGGTGCTGGCCTGGAACCGGCTGGCCACCTGGTTCGTCGGCGAGCTGTCGGCGGTGCCGGCCGAGGAGCGGAACATGATCCGCTGGATGTTCAGTCGCGTGCTCCCCGGGTCGTACTGGGACGACCCGGAGGTGCTGCGGTTCGCCCGTACCTCGGTGGCCGACCTGCGGGCCGCGTACGGCCGCTACCCGAGCGACCCGGCGATCGCCGCGCTCGTCACCGAGCTGCTGGGGGTCTCCCCCCGGTTCGCCGCGCTCTGGGCGGAGCACGAGGTCGGCGAGCGCCGCCCGACCGTCAAGCGGATCGACCACCCCGTGCTGGGGCCGTTGGAGTTCGAGTGCCGGGTGCTGCACGTCCCGGAGACCGACCAGCGGCTGATCGTCTACGTCCCCGGACCGGGCTCGGCGACCCAGGCGGCGTTCCACCGGATCGCCGAGCGAGTCGGGAGCTGA
- a CDS encoding aldo/keto reductase translates to MANTIPDISLNDGNTIPQLGFGVFQIEPKDTVAAVGKALEVGYRHIDTAEMYGNEAEVGQAVRTSGLDRGEVFVTSKLNNGFHRPDDARKAFESTLQALKFDYLDLFLIHWPLPTLYDGDFVSTWKVLEELRRDGRVRSIGVSNFQVAHLERLAAEADVVPAVNQIEAHPYFGNEEVRAYDKAHNILTEAWSPIAQGKVLDDPTIVDIAQQAGRTPAQVVLRWHVQRGDIVFPKSTTPKRIEENFHIFDFELDDAAMDRINGLNKGEAGRQGPNPDTFDYVPS, encoded by the coding sequence ATGGCGAACACGATTCCCGACATCTCACTCAACGACGGCAACACCATCCCGCAGCTCGGCTTCGGGGTCTTCCAGATCGAGCCGAAGGACACCGTGGCGGCGGTCGGCAAGGCCCTGGAGGTCGGCTACCGGCACATCGACACCGCCGAGATGTACGGCAACGAGGCCGAGGTGGGCCAGGCGGTCCGCACCTCCGGGCTGGACCGCGGCGAGGTCTTCGTCACCAGCAAGCTGAACAACGGCTTCCACCGGCCCGACGACGCCCGCAAGGCGTTCGAGTCGACGCTGCAGGCGCTGAAGTTCGACTACCTGGACCTGTTCCTGATCCACTGGCCGCTGCCGACCCTCTACGACGGCGACTTCGTCTCCACCTGGAAGGTGCTGGAGGAGTTGCGGCGCGACGGCCGGGTCCGGTCGATCGGAGTGTCGAACTTCCAGGTGGCGCACCTGGAGCGGCTGGCCGCCGAGGCGGACGTGGTGCCGGCGGTGAACCAGATCGAGGCGCACCCGTACTTCGGCAACGAAGAGGTGCGCGCGTACGACAAGGCGCACAACATCCTGACCGAGGCGTGGTCACCGATCGCCCAGGGCAAGGTGCTCGACGACCCGACGATCGTCGACATCGCCCAGCAGGCCGGCCGCACCCCCGCCCAGGTGGTGCTGCGCTGGCACGTGCAGCGCGGCGACATCGTCTTCCCCAAGTCGACCACCCCGAAGCGGATCGAGGAGAACTTCCACATCTTCGACTTCGAGCTGGACGACGCGGCGATGGACCGGATCAATGGGCTGAACAAGGGCGAGGCCGGACGTCAGGGCCCGAACCCGGACACCTTCGACTACGTACCGAGCTGA
- a CDS encoding LysR family transcriptional regulator produces MDLLRHLRHFVVVARELHFGRAAEELGMAQPPLSQSIQRLERELQVELFDRSRRQVRLTTAGQLLLGEADELLAGEQRLRNLIHQVRRGALGVLRAGVPPETPAVTLRALLDRLAAEAPGLEVDLHELTSAEQVRMLAEGGLDAGLLHHPVDSAGLRFGPAVDVPLGVLLPRASPLARGRQVDLAELAGLDLVTAPPATAPGLHDHVLAVCRRHGFTPGRVRHARNSEFLFGLVLAGGAVAVEPAALARREPRIAWRPVVGAPLVKRTSAAWPDRSPHPAAPMFGQLAAEVLAVAEPTLASPIPPVARPWPVLFEAGQAPTG; encoded by the coding sequence GTGGATCTGCTGCGGCATCTGCGGCACTTCGTGGTGGTCGCGCGGGAGCTGCACTTCGGGCGGGCGGCGGAGGAGCTGGGGATGGCGCAGCCGCCGCTGAGCCAGTCGATCCAGCGGCTGGAGCGGGAACTCCAGGTCGAGCTCTTCGACCGGTCCCGGCGGCAGGTCCGGCTCACCACCGCCGGTCAGCTGCTGCTCGGCGAGGCCGACGAACTGCTCGCCGGGGAGCAGCGGCTACGCAACCTCATCCACCAGGTACGCCGCGGCGCGCTCGGCGTGCTGCGGGCCGGCGTACCGCCGGAGACGCCGGCGGTGACGCTGCGGGCACTGCTGGACCGGCTCGCCGCCGAGGCGCCCGGGCTGGAGGTCGACCTGCACGAGCTGACCAGCGCCGAGCAGGTCCGGATGCTCGCCGAGGGCGGGCTCGACGCGGGGCTGCTGCACCACCCGGTGGACTCGGCCGGGCTGCGGTTCGGCCCGGCGGTGGACGTACCGCTGGGGGTGCTGCTGCCGCGGGCCTCGCCGCTGGCCCGCGGCCGGCAGGTCGACCTGGCCGAACTGGCCGGGCTGGATCTGGTCACCGCGCCCCCGGCGACCGCGCCCGGCCTGCACGACCACGTCCTGGCGGTGTGCCGGCGGCACGGCTTCACGCCCGGCCGGGTCCGGCACGCCCGCAACTCGGAGTTCCTCTTCGGGCTGGTGCTGGCGGGCGGCGCGGTGGCCGTCGAGCCGGCGGCGCTGGCCCGCCGGGAGCCCCGGATCGCGTGGCGGCCGGTGGTCGGGGCGCCGCTGGTGAAGCGGACGTCGGCGGCCTGGCCGGACCGTTCGCCGCACCCGGCCGCGCCGATGTTCGGGCAGCTCGCGGCCGAGGTGCTGGCGGTCGCCGAGCCGACGCTCGCCTCGCCGATCCCGCCGGTGGCCCGGCCGTGGCCGGTCCTCTTCGAGGCCGGTCAGGCGCCGACCGGCTGA
- a CDS encoding SigE family RNA polymerase sigma factor: MRDEREYVDYVQARTPSLRRLAHRLCGEWSAADDLVQECLVALYRHWRKASAADSIDAYVRAMLVHAYLAERERTWTRRVRPAADVAGPSATPLTGAEDRIDLLAALGKLSRGQRAVLVLRYWEDLDVARTAAALGCSTGTVKSQTSYAIAALRRLLPNYVPGGSDIP; this comes from the coding sequence TTGCGGGATGAACGGGAATACGTCGACTACGTGCAGGCGCGCACGCCGTCGCTGCGGCGGCTTGCACACCGGCTGTGCGGAGAGTGGTCGGCCGCTGACGATCTGGTGCAGGAGTGTCTTGTCGCGCTGTACCGGCACTGGCGGAAGGCGTCGGCGGCGGACTCGATCGACGCCTACGTGCGGGCGATGCTGGTCCACGCCTACCTGGCCGAGCGGGAGCGCACCTGGACCCGCCGGGTCCGCCCCGCCGCCGACGTGGCCGGGCCCTCGGCTACGCCGCTGACCGGCGCGGAAGACCGCATCGACCTGCTGGCCGCGCTCGGCAAGCTGTCCCGCGGGCAGCGCGCAGTGCTGGTCCTACGCTACTGGGAGGACCTCGACGTCGCCCGGACCGCGGCGGCGCTGGGCTGCTCGACCGGGACCGTCAAGAGCCAGACGTCGTACGCCATCGCGGCGCTGCGACGCCTGCTGCCGAACTACGTGCCGGGAGGGTCGGACATTCCATGA
- a CDS encoding serine hydrolase has protein sequence MGVGERIGEIFGRVGIRGNLHVVEVDGGGAGREVEVRADEQVVIASVFKILLVLEFARQAAAGQLDPTERVLVRADDRLGGWGIAGCADDAEVSLRDLAYFAMSVSDNTAADLLLRRVGPDVVPMLAAELGLSRTRIVGGPRQLVETMLADVGARTEADFARIFPTLPAERVRAMRVFDPAHTTSSTARELTRLLGLIWRDEAGPPAACATVRELMGRQLLWTRLASGFPPGVRVAAKSGTLPGLHLEAGVAEYPDGGRYAIAVSARTERLDTRRIDVDLAMGEAARVAVEALRAA, from the coding sequence ATGGGTGTGGGGGAGCGGATCGGGGAGATCTTCGGGCGGGTGGGGATTCGGGGGAACCTGCACGTCGTCGAGGTGGATGGCGGGGGTGCGGGGCGGGAGGTGGAGGTTCGGGCGGACGAGCAGGTGGTGATCGCCTCCGTCTTCAAGATCCTGCTGGTGCTGGAGTTCGCCCGGCAGGCCGCCGCCGGCCAGCTCGACCCGACCGAGCGGGTGCTCGTGCGGGCCGACGACCGGCTCGGCGGGTGGGGGATCGCCGGCTGCGCCGACGACGCCGAGGTCTCCCTGCGCGACCTGGCCTACTTCGCCATGTCGGTCAGCGACAACACCGCCGCCGACCTGCTGCTGCGCCGGGTCGGCCCGGACGTGGTGCCGATGCTCGCCGCCGAGCTGGGGCTGTCGCGTACCCGGATCGTGGGTGGCCCCCGGCAGCTGGTGGAGACGATGCTCGCCGACGTCGGCGCCCGCACCGAGGCGGACTTCGCCCGGATCTTCCCGACGCTGCCGGCGGAGCGGGTCCGGGCGATGCGGGTCTTCGACCCGGCGCACACCACGTCCAGCACCGCCCGCGAGCTGACCCGGCTGCTCGGCCTGATCTGGCGCGACGAGGCCGGACCGCCCGCCGCCTGCGCGACGGTCCGGGAGTTGATGGGCCGCCAGCTCCTCTGGACCCGGCTCGCCTCCGGCTTCCCACCCGGGGTGCGGGTCGCCGCGAAGAGCGGCACCCTGCCCGGCCTGCACCTGGAGGCCGGCGTCGCCGAATACCCCGACGGCGGCCGGTACGCGATCGCGGTCTCCGCCCGCACCGAGCGGCTCGACACCCGCCGGATCGACGTGGACCTGGCGATGGGCGAGGCCGCCCGGGTGGCCGTCGAGGCGCTGCGCGCCGCCTGA